A section of the Triticum dicoccoides isolate Atlit2015 ecotype Zavitan chromosome 7A, WEW_v2.0, whole genome shotgun sequence genome encodes:
- the LOC119331120 gene encoding peptide methionine sulfoxide reductase A5-like, translating into MARASSPAAAAFLWALACLVAAASGARLTVRAGGEGLTVRAGGGAPATAVFALGSFWRSEAAFGCLHGVLRTSVGYAGGSKANPEYRNLADHAECVKVEYDPRLIQYKQLLDMFWASHDPREVFGQGPDVGNQYRSVIFTNGTLEARLAALTKEREQAKDRSSVITTKIQPLGAFYPAEPEHQKFELKRKPFLVQLIGNLPEEELLSSTLAAKLNAYAAELCPPKTQKKISSKIDEIAKKGWPILRDI; encoded by the exons ATGGCCCGCGCGTCCTCCCCCGCCGCGGCCGCCTTCCTATGGGCGCTCGCGTGCCTCGTGGCGGCGGCCTCGGGCGCGCGGCTCACCGTCCGCGCCGGGGGCGAGGGCCTCACGGTCCGCGCCGGCGGGGGCGCGCCGGCCACCGCGGTGTTCGCGCTGGGCAGCTTCTGGCGCTCCGAGGCGGCCTTCGGGTGCCTCCACGGCGTGCTCCGCACCTCCGTCGGCTACGCCGGCGGCTCCAAGGCCAACCCCGAGTACCGCAACCTCGCCGACCACGCCGAGTGCGTCAAG GTCGAATATGATCCCCGGCTGATTCAGTACAAGCAGCTTTTGGACATGTTCTGGGCAAGCCATGATCCACGGGAGGTCTTTGGACAAGGACCAGATGTTGGCAACCAATATAG ATCCGTCATTTTCACGAATGGAACCCTCGAGGCTAGATTGGCTGCTCTTACCAAAGAGAGGGAACAAGCCAAGGACCGCAGCAGCGTTATCACCACAAAGATCCAACCGTTGGGGGCATTTTATCCAGCTGAACCAGAACATCAG AAATTCGAGCTGAAGCGCAAGCCTTTCCTGGTGCAACTGATCGGGAACCTGCCAGAAGAGGAGCTCCTGTCATCGACACTGGCCGCGAAGCTGAACGCATATGCAGCCGAGCTCTGTCCTCCAAAGACCCAGAAGAAGATAAGCTCCAAGATCGATGAGATTGCCAAGAAAGGTTGGCCCATCCTACGCGACATTTAG
- the LOC119328002 gene encoding pentatricopeptide repeat-containing protein At2g35030, mitochondrial-like: protein MAGRAALRRLRSPRLQLASTFSYHSAAATDAFIHVQDPNRRIAELAAAGRVPDARRLFDRTPDRDVVSWTAMVAAYARQGQLREASALFHRPDARQNVVTWTALLSGYARARRVDEARALFDRMPERNVVSWNTMLEAYASAGRTGAARALFDSMPVRDAGSWNILLAALVRSGTMDEARKLFERMPERNVMSWTTMVAGLARSGSVDEARALFDGMPERNVVSWNAMISGYARNLRIDEALDLFMNMPERDVASWNIMITGFIQNKDLKKAQELFDEMPKRNVVSWTTMMNGCLQGNESEMALQVFNGMLVDGIRPNQVTFLGAVDACSNLAGLSEGQQVHQMICKTPFQFDNFIESSLMNLYAKCGEIRLARKVFDLSGEKDVISWNGIIAAYAHHGAGVEAIALYEKMQENGYKPNDVTYVGLLSACSHSGLVDEGLRIFEYMAKDTSIAVRDEHYTCLIDLCSRAGRLDDAKRLINGLKLKPTSSTVWSALLGGCNAHGNESIGDLAARNLLEAEPDNAGTYTLLSNIYASAGKWKEAAKIRSKMNDRGLKKQPGCSWVELANKVHVFVARDKSHSESELIYSLLQDIHHMMRMAGSDPRDQMLLIDEDLVDLQV from the coding sequence atggcaggtcGGGCCGCGCTGCGCCGCCTCCGCTCACCGCGGCTCCAACTCGCCTCCACATTCTCCTACCacagcgccgccgccaccgacgcgttCATCCATGTCCAGGACCCGAACCGCCGCATCGCGGAGCTGGCCGCCGCGGGGCGCGTCCCCGACGCCCGCAGGCTGTTCGACCGGACGCCGGACCGGGACGTGGTGTCCTGGACGGCGATGGTCGCGGCGTACGCGCGCCAGGGCCAGCTCCGCGAGGCCAGCGCGCTGTTCCACCGCCCCGACGCGCGCCAGAACGTGGTCACCTGGACGGCGCTCCTCTCCGGCTACGCGCGGGCGCGCCGCGTCGACGAGGCCAGGGCGCTGTTCGACCGGATGCCCGAGAGGAACGTCGTGTCGTGGAACACGATGCTGGAGGCCTACGCCTCCGCCGGCCGCACGGGGGCCGCGCGCGCGCTGTTCGACAGCATGCCCGTGAGGGACGCCGGCTCCTGGAACATCCTTCTGGCCGCGCTGGTGCGGTCTGGGACCATGGACGAGGCACGGAAGCTGTTTGAGAGAATGCCCGAGAGGAATGTGATGTCGTGGACGACGATGGTCGCCGGCCTTGCACGGAGCGGAAGCGTGGATGAGGCTCGAGCGCTGTTTGATGGCATGCCGGAGAGGAATGTCGTTTCCTGGAATGCCATGATCTCCGGATACGCCCGGAACCTCAGGATTGACGAAGCTCTTGATTTATTCATGAATATGCCCGAGAGGGACGTGGCTTCTTGGAACATTATGATCACCGGTTTTATCCAGAACAAAGATTTGAAGAAGGCACAAGAACTCTTTGACGAGATGCCTAAACGGAATGTAGTCAGCTGGACTACTATGATGAATGGTTGCTTGCAAGGTAATGAGAGTGAAATGGCACTGCAGGTATTTAACGGTATGCTCGTTGATGGGATCAGACCAAATCAGGTGACGTTTTTGGGTGCGGTTGATGCGTGCAGCAATCTTGCCGGACTCAGTGAAGGGCAGCAGGTGCATCAGATGATATGCAAAACACCATTTCAGTTTGATAATTTTATCGAGTCCAGCCTCATGAATTTATATGCCAAATGTGGCGAAATTAGGTTGGCAAGGAAGGTGTTTGATCTCTCAGGGGAGAAGGACGTAATATCTTGGAATGGCATTATTGCAGCATATGCACATCATGGGGCTGGTGTAGAAGCTATAGCTTTGTATGAAAAGATGCAAGAAAATGGGTATAAGCCTAATGATGTCACATACGTGGGACTGCTCTCAGCATGTAGCCACTCTGGTTTGGTCGACGAAGGGCTTAGGATATTTGAATACATGGCAAAGGATACGTCCATTGCAGTGCGGGATGAGCACTACACTTGCTTGATTGATCTCTGTAGCCGAGCCGGACGACTTGATGATGCCAAAAGATTAATCAACGGTCTTAAACTTAAGCCTACATCAAGTACTGTATGGAGTGCCCTTCTAGGTGGGTGTAACGCACATGGAAATGAAAGTATCGGTGATTTGGCAGCAAGAAATCTCTTAGAAGCAGAACCTGATAATGCTGGAACTTACACCCTCTTGTCTAACATTTATGCTTCTGCTGGTAAGTGGAAAGAAGCAGCAAAGATTCGATCTAAGATGAATGATAGAGGACTAAAGAAGCAGCCAGGATGTAGTTGGGTTGAGCTGGCAAATAAGGTACATGTATTTGTAGCACGTGACAAGTCCCACAGCGAGTCTGAGTTGATTTATAGTCTGCTGCAAGATATTCATCACATGATGAGGATGGCTGGCAGTGATCCCAGGGACCAGATGCTGCTTATAGATGAGGATCTTGTGGATCTTCAAGTATAA
- the LOC119333026 gene encoding uncharacterized protein LOC119333026 — MTQNRAKWTTRYEKGLVEVLTEYNLSHYRGQNGWTTEGWNQVVKELNNLYPEARFTKDQVQDKEAQLKKHYKNIKLIVNRSGISWNDIACVINTTPEKWEEIIAEDPKLKMYEGKSFPLYEALGVLYEGHIAQGRHCLTSRKPPIGTKTGSNFGAKDKMVASTSKKNTRHGRDDNVRTSSIIDINDTPTLDDVDERENTVNDEEELASEVADGDQPQISESSAKGKKLRNKKVPHLYSGLKIS; from the exons ATGACGCAAAATAGGGCTAAGTGGACAACAAGGTATGAGAAAGGTCTCGTGGAGGTACTTACAGAGTACAATCTATCTCATTACCGTGGCCAAAATGGGTGGACTACCGAAGGATGGAATCAAGTTGTCAAGGAACTGAACAATTTATATCCAGAGGCAAGGTTTACCAAGGATCAGGTTCAAGATAAGGAAGCTCAGTTGaaaaagcactacaaaaatatcaaGTTGATAGTCAACCGCTCTGGAATATCATGGAATGATATTGCATGTGTGATCAACACCACGCCTGAAAAATGGGAAGAGATCATTGCA GAGGACCCAAAGCTCAAAATGTATGAAGGAAAGAGCTTTCCATTGTACGAGGCATTGGGTGTGCTCTATGAAGGACACATTGCGCAAGGAAGACACTGCCTCACATCAAGGAAGCCTCCGATTGGCACAAAAACAGGTAGCAACTTTGGAGCGAAGGATAAGATGGTTGCAAGCACTAGCAAGAAAAATACAAGACATGGAAGAGATGACAACGTAAGGACTTCTTCAATAATTGACATCAATGATACTCCTACATTAGAtgatgtggatgaaagagagaacaCTGTCAATGACGAGGAAGAATTAGCCAGTGAAGTTGCTGATGGCGATCAACCACAAATAAGTGAATCAAGTGCAAAAGGAAAAAAACTAAGAAACAAAAAGGTGCCACATCTGTACAGCGGCTTGAAGATTTCATGA